TCCCATCGTTGAACCAAGGCCCATACTAATGTAGGCGTAAAGCGAACCTGGAGATGCAGAACGACGAGCGAACTGGCTAATATTAAGGCCGACCAATACTACACCAATCATCGCGATCGCAAAAGTTAACCAAGTTCCGTTTCCGGCGTTGGCAAACACTAATCCTACAGATATTGTAGGCGCTGCGGTTGGTGCAACGTTGGCAAATGACTGAGATATTATTTCCGGGAAAGAGAGACATTCAGCTCGCAAACCGGAAAAATTCTGGTTTGTTTCATCGGGCATTGGTGAATTTTCAGTCATATTTAACTGTAGGGTGTGTTAGGCACGGGTGAAAAATTAAGTATTGCAACTAATAATTAAATTGCGCTGCCTAACGCACCATCTCCCAAATTGGTAACACAAATAATAGACATCTCCTCCAAAAGAATCTCAAAGGCAGGCAGGATGCCTACCCCACAAGAATTTTTGCAGATGTCTAATGAACATTTTACCTGCTCGACCCGAAAGAACCTAACTTTCTGGCAAAGACCATCCTATACGAGTGGGCTGTTCGTAAATGCGTTTGAGGGTGTTGATATCTCTGGATGAAATAGGGGCTGGATGGCGTACCTGTGCAAAGTAGAGGGAATCCGTTTCTAAAGGACTGTGACCCCAAATACCGAGTGCGTGACCGAGTTCGTGGCGGGCGCTGGGTAAAATGTAATCGGGGGCTTGGTTGGGACTAATTTGAATATTAAATCTTTGTGATAAAACTGTGGCAGAATTTGGGAATTTGCGAAGATAAAATTCGTAGAGAGTTTCGGCGGAACGAACGCGAGGCAATTCAAAGCGACCTGTGCTGGGGTTTAAGGTGGCTCTGAGGGGAGGACGCGATCGCCAAATTTTGATATCCGCTCGATCTGGCGAGTTGACTACTTCCAAAGGCAAGTAAACGCTCCATTCCTGTACTGCTTGCAAAACTGCCTCTATCCATTTTGGCGATCGCTCGCTGTTGGTTGCAGCCGATTCCTCTTGCTTCTGGACGTAAACCTTGACGGGCAATTGCGACCAAACTAAATAACCCATTTCCGTTGGCTTTACTTCCGAGAAGTAGTCACCGCTTTTGGTTGTGTCCTGCCACTGCGCCAGCGTTGCTGGGAGAGGATGTGCCTGGAGAGGCGGTAATTTTGCCTCCGCAGGCATTGCTGCTAAGCGATCGACTGCCATAATTAAGATGGCAGTGCAGATTGCTAGTGCGATCGTTAAGTTGCGCGGCATTTTTGTGCTGGAAGTTTATCCGAAAAATCTGTTTGACGGAATTTTAACCGCTTGTCTGCACGAATCATGGATTGAAATTTAACCACAGATGAAAACAGATAAACACAGATGAACACAGATGTGAGCGCAAATTTTTTTCACTACCGATGTCACCGGACATGATATGAGTTATCAGGATAACAAGTTGGCACTCAAAAGCACGGTTAAACCCATAAAAATCACGGTTAAACCCCAGGTAACGCGGTTTAGAGTTGTTTCTGCACTCTTGGTGCTGCTAAACAATTGCGCTTGACCTCCAATAGCCCCTATGCCATCTCCTTTGGGACTATGCAGCAGCACTAGAACGGTCAGACCTAAAGCAGACAGTGCCCAGATAATTTCTACAATTTTGATAACGGTCATTTGGATTTTGGATTTTGGATTTTGGATTTTGGATTGGGATTGCAAATTTGGAATTGGGTATTGTTTCTTGTGCCCAATTCCATCTGGCCAATCCCTATTAGTAAATTATAGAGAAACTCGCATCGGTGTCCGATTCGCTTTGACTTGCAATTCTGTGGGCTCTATCATGGAACGGCCTGTCATCTCCGCTGGCTGAGGCAGCTTTAAAATTTCCAGGATGGTGGGGGCCACATCTGCTAAACGACCATCGCTTCGCAGCTGTACGTCTGTACCGTGTCCGGGAATTTTTACACCTTCGCCTTCGACGAGGATAAAGGGAACTGGGTTAGTTGTGTGTGCAGTCCAGGGGTTACCTTGTTCATCCCACATATACTCGGCGTTACCGTGATCGGCGATAATAATTGCGGTGCCACCGGCTTTGTTGATGCTTTCTAAGAGGCGACCCAAACATCGGTCTACGGTTTCCAGGGCTGTAATGGTGGCTTCCCATATACCCGTGTGTCCCACCATGTCTGGGTTGGCGTAGTTGATGGCTATGAATGAGTAAATGCGTTTTTCGATCGCCTTTGTCGCCACATCTGTGACTGCTTCGGCGGACATTAAAGGTGCGCGATCGTAGGTTGCTACCATCGGACTTTGTACCAGTTCTCTGTCTTCCCCCTCAAATGGTTCTTCTAGACCACCGTTGAAGAAGTAGGTAACGTGAGCGTATTTTTCCGTTTCGGCAGTACGCAATTGCTTTAAACCGTGTCTGGCAATCACTTCTCCCAGCAAGTTGCTCAAATTCTGGGGCTCGAAAGCTACCAGTACCGGTAAATCTGGGTCGTACTGAGTAAAAGTGAGAAAAGTGAGGGGACGAATTTGCTCTCTGGGAAAACCGTTGAATTCGGGATTGACAAAAGCGCTGCTTAATTCTCTGGCGCGATCGGGACGGAAGTTGAAGAATATTATACCATCTCCCGGCTCTACGGCTCCGGGGGCTATTCTGATGGGGATGACGAATTCATCGGTTACGCCTTCTTCATAGCAGGCTTGCAATACTTCGACGGCAGAACTCGCAACGCCCGCACCATCTTGGGTCATCACTTCGTAGGCTTTTTGAACTCTATCCCAACGACGGTCTCTATCCATCGCGTAGTAGCGACCGCTGATGGTGACGATGCGGCCTACACCAATTCGGTCTATATAATCTTGAATTTTTTGTATCGCTTCTACACCCTCTTTTGGGCTGGTATCGCGACCGTCAGTGATGGCATGGATGCAAACATTGGCAATTTCTTGTGCTTTTGCCAAATCCAGCAATCCCAGCAGATGACTTAAATGGGAATGCACGCCGCCTTCCGAACACAATCCAACTAAGTGCAGCTTACCACCGCTGTTTTTGACTTCCTGACAAATTTTTACTAAGGCTGGATTGTTGAGCAAGCTGCCATCTTCTACGGCATCTGTGATGCGAACTAACTCTTGGGGTACGACCCGCCCTGCCCCTATATTCAGATGCCCCACTTCAGAGTTGCCCATTTGCCCTTCTGGCAAACCTACTGCTTTTCCTGATGTGCGTAGCAGGGTATGGGGATAGGCTGCCCACAGGCTATCCATCACGGGTGTATTTGCAGCGGCGATGGCGTTGCCGTCGGTTTCTTCACGGTAACCCCAGCCATCTAGGATTATTAGCACTACGGGCGAAACAGGCGCTTGGGCCATACTCGATCGCTCTTTGTATCGGATACATCCGAAATGATATCACCGACTTACGGGAAGATTGCTCAACTTTATGGAGAGTTTTGCAACTTCGCATCTTGGTTGAGAATCTCCTAATTCGCTGAAAATGCTTGTTTTTACAGACATTTTCTATTTGTTCTCTTTGATCCCCGATCGAAAATTAGCTTGTCTGGTGGTAAATTGAGAATTTTCTTAACATTTATTTACATTTTCTTGTGTTTGTTAACAAGGTATTTTTAGCTGCTTTGAGGGGAACTTGGGCATAAATCGGCGACAACGCAGCGATCGCACGTTGGTTTTTTGGCATTGCAGATCGATCGTCCATGATATGTCAGAAAAACAAAACAATTCCCCCATTCTGACTGGGGCAGTAACTGCATCAAGTCTTTCTCAATTTTGTCGATGTCGGTTTGTTTGCTCAATCCCAGCCGATCGCTCAGTCGTTTGACGTGGGTATCAACGGTTACACCCACATCGATTCCGTAGGCGTAATGCAGCACCATCGTAGCGGTTTTGCGACCCACACCTGGTAACATTACTAACTCGTCTATGTTTTGCGGTACTTGACCGTCAAACCGCTCTACGAGAATGCGGCAGGTGGCTTGTACGTTTTTGGCTTTGCTGCTGTACATACTCAGAGGCCGCAGTATTGTTTCTAACTCAGTGTAGTCGGATTGAGCGATCGCAGCTGCATCGGGGAAGCGGGGAAAAAGTTGAGCGGTGACTCGATTGACGCGATCGTCTGTGCATTGTGCCGCCATAATAACAGCTAGCAGCAGTTGCAAAGGCGTTTCGTAGTTGAGAGGACAGGGAGAATTGGAATAGAGGGGTTTGAGACGATTGAGAATTTCTACAGCGCGTTGTTCCTGAGTTAAGGCGGTCACGGGAATTTCCTCGTTTCGGATGAATTTAGTTTAGGTTCTCGCGTTTTTGTGGTAATAGTAGCTGCAATTAATCCCGATGGGTTCGGTTTTTGCCTGTTTTGGTAAAGCCAAACTACCAGACCCGAAACAGACTCAATTCTAAGACCGACTGGGAAAGCAGCTACCTTTTGCTGAATTTCATTGTTACCTACATATTTGTACAGTTCGATCATTTTTTTACTGCACAATAGGCTGCTTATTTGCGTTTGGCAGATGCTTTTTTGGCTGCTTCTTTCGCCGCTTTTTCAGCTTTTTTGGCGGCTTTTTCGGCTGCGATCGCAGCTAATCTCGCCTGTTCTTTTTCCTCCTCAATTTTATCCAAATAGTAGTGATAATCGCCCAAATAAACCCGAAATTCGCCATCGCGGATTTCCACAATTTTGTTAGCGACTTGGGATATAAAGTAGCGATCGTGCGAAACTATAATTGCCGTCCCGTCGTAGTTTTGCAGTGCTTCTTCCAGCATTTCTTTCGCTGGGATATCGAGGTGGTTTGTCGGCTCATCTAATAT
This genomic stretch from Aerosakkonema funiforme FACHB-1375 harbors:
- a CDS encoding peptidase, which encodes MAVDRLAAMPAEAKLPPLQAHPLPATLAQWQDTTKSGDYFSEVKPTEMGYLVWSQLPVKVYVQKQEESAATNSERSPKWIEAVLQAVQEWSVYLPLEVVNSPDRADIKIWRSRPPLRATLNPSTGRFELPRVRSAETLYEFYLRKFPNSATVLSQRFNIQISPNQAPDYILPSARHELGHALGIWGHSPLETDSLYFAQVRHPAPISSRDINTLKRIYEQPTRIGWSLPES
- the secG gene encoding preprotein translocase subunit SecG, which codes for MTVIKIVEIIWALSALGLTVLVLLHSPKGDGIGAIGGQAQLFSSTKSAETTLNRVTWGLTVIFMGLTVLLSANLLS
- the gpmI gene encoding 2,3-bisphosphoglycerate-independent phosphoglycerate mutase; its protein translation is MAQAPVSPVVLIILDGWGYREETDGNAIAAANTPVMDSLWAAYPHTLLRTSGKAVGLPEGQMGNSEVGHLNIGAGRVVPQELVRITDAVEDGSLLNNPALVKICQEVKNSGGKLHLVGLCSEGGVHSHLSHLLGLLDLAKAQEIANVCIHAITDGRDTSPKEGVEAIQKIQDYIDRIGVGRIVTISGRYYAMDRDRRWDRVQKAYEVMTQDGAGVASSAVEVLQACYEEGVTDEFVIPIRIAPGAVEPGDGIIFFNFRPDRARELSSAFVNPEFNGFPREQIRPLTFLTFTQYDPDLPVLVAFEPQNLSNLLGEVIARHGLKQLRTAETEKYAHVTYFFNGGLEEPFEGEDRELVQSPMVATYDRAPLMSAEAVTDVATKAIEKRIYSFIAINYANPDMVGHTGIWEATITALETVDRCLGRLLESINKAGGTAIIIADHGNAEYMWDEQGNPWTAHTTNPVPFILVEGEGVKIPGHGTDVQLRSDGRLADVAPTILEILKLPQPAEMTGRSMIEPTELQVKANRTPMRVSL
- the nth gene encoding endonuclease III, coding for MTALTQEQRAVEILNRLKPLYSNSPCPLNYETPLQLLLAVIMAAQCTDDRVNRVTAQLFPRFPDAAAIAQSDYTELETILRPLSMYSSKAKNVQATCRILVERFDGQVPQNIDELVMLPGVGRKTATMVLHYAYGIDVGVTVDTHVKRLSDRLGLSKQTDIDKIEKDLMQLLPQSEWGNCFVFLTYHGRSICNAKKPTCDRCVVADLCPSSPQSS